One genomic segment of Strix aluco isolate bStrAlu1 chromosome 9, bStrAlu1.hap1, whole genome shotgun sequence includes these proteins:
- the DBR1 gene encoding lariat debranching enzyme isoform X1, with translation MKVAVAGCCHGALDKMYETLELLQRRHNVWPDLLLCCGDFQAVRNEADLRCMAVPAKYRHMQTFYRYYSGEKKAPVLTVFIGGNHEASNHLQELPYGGWVAPNIYYLGYAGVVRFRGVRIGGISGIFKSHDYRKGHFECPPYNQQTIRSAYHVRNIEVFKLKQLKRPIDIFMSHDWPRSIYHYGNKKQLLKMKSFFRQEVESNTLGSPAASELLQHLKPTYWFSAHLHVKFAAFMQHETNSKEELPKATKFLALDKCLPHRDFLQIIDIEHDPSAGDSLEYDAEWIAVLKATNSLVNVTQSAWNMPEKNGLHAKWDYSATEEAIKEVLEELNHNLKIPCNFTLTAACYDPSKPQKHVEPVHTINPQTTEFCAQFGLTDINDRIQQAKEEGSVRGEYEEEEEEEEMDSTGSAEEPSEYNTDNSGISSINPDEIMLDEEGGDEDLSTCSVDPSPDHPPDFSASFSDIRIMPDSMAVSSDDAMDSTNEELEKSGVSKQVEEKSLNDRPLKRIGGSENGNSGIKKIKRRNQAIYAAEDEDKTE, from the exons atGAAGGTGGCGGTGGCGGGGTGCTGCCATGGCGCCCTGGACAAGATGTACGAGAcgctggagctgctgcagcgGCGGCACAACGTGTGGCCCGATCTGCTGCTCTGCTGCGGCGATTTCCAGGCCGTGCGTAACGAGGCGGACCTGCGCTGCATGGCCGTGCCCGCCAAGTACCGCCACATGCAGACCTTCTACCG GTACTACTCCGGCGAGAAGAAGGCCCCGGTCCTCACGGTGTTCATCGGCGGGAACCACGAGGCGTCCAACCACCTGCAGGAGCTGCCCTACGGCGGGTGGGTGGCTCCCAACATCTACTACCTCG GTTACGCGGGCGTGGTGCGGTTCCGCGGCGTGAGGATCGGCGGCATCTCGGGCATCTTCAAGTCTCACGACTACCGGAAAG gcCACTTTGAGTGTCCACCATACAACCAGCAAACAATTAGAAGCGCTTACCACGTGAGGAATATCGAAGTCTTCAAACTCAAGCAG TTAAAGCGTCCAATTGATATATTTATGTCGCATGACTGGCCAAGGAGCATATATCACTATGGAAACAAGAAACAGCTTCTTAAAATGAAATCCTTCTTCCGTCAAGAAGTGGAGAGCAACACATTAGGAAGCCCCGCTGCTTCAGAGCTTCTGCAGCATCTGAAACCCACCTACTGGTTCTCAGCACATCTTCATGTTAAATTTGCAGCTTTCATGCAACATGAG ACAAACTCCAAAGAAGAGCTACCAAAAGCAACAAAGTTTTTGGCTCTGGATAAATGCCTGCCGCACAGAGACTTTCTGCAG ataataGACATAGAGCATGATCCTAGCGCGGGTGACTCGCTGGAGTATGATGCTGAGTGGATTGCAGTCCTCAAGGCCACCAACAGTCTTGTTAATGTGACTCAGAGCGCATGGAACATGCCTGAAAAGAATGGCCTGCATGCAAA GTGGGATTACAGTGCGACAGAAGAAGCCATCAAAGAAGTGTTAGAAGAGCTGAATCATAACCTCAAAATTCCTTGTAACTTCACATTGACAGCTGCTTGTTATGATCCCAGCAAGCCCCAAAAACACGTGGAACCAGTTCATACCATCAATCCACAGACCACTGAGTTTTGTGCCCAGTTTGGCCTCACTGACATCAATGACAGGATCCAGCAAGCTAAAGAAGAGGGCTCAGTACGAGGCGAgtatgaagaggaggaggaggaagaggagatggacaGTACTGGGTCAGCAGAGGAACCCAGTGAGTATAATACAGATAATTCCGGAATTTCATCCATTAATCCAGATGAAATAATGCTGGATGAAGAAGGTGGTGACGAAGACCTGAGTACGTGTTCTGTAGATCCTTCCCCTGATCATCCTCCTGACTTTTCTGCAAGTTTCTCTGACATCCGGATCATGCCAGATTCCATGGCAGTATCGTCTGACGATGCTATGGATTCCACTAACGAGGAACTGGAGAAATCTGGTGTGAGTAAGCAGGTGGAAGAGAAGAGCTTAAATGACAGACCCTTAAAGCGCATTGGTGGTAGTGAAAATGGAAACagtggcattaaaaaaattaagagaaggAATCAAGCTATCTATGCTGCAGAGGATGAAGATAAAACAGAGTAA
- the DBR1 gene encoding lariat debranching enzyme isoform X2, with the protein MRGAAVLAQRSCQAFPGNVLDRPGSHTTPWYYSGEKKAPVLTVFIGGNHEASNHLQELPYGGWVAPNIYYLGYAGVVRFRGVRIGGISGIFKSHDYRKGHFECPPYNQQTIRSAYHVRNIEVFKLKQLKRPIDIFMSHDWPRSIYHYGNKKQLLKMKSFFRQEVESNTLGSPAASELLQHLKPTYWFSAHLHVKFAAFMQHETNSKEELPKATKFLALDKCLPHRDFLQIIDIEHDPSAGDSLEYDAEWIAVLKATNSLVNVTQSAWNMPEKNGLHAKWDYSATEEAIKEVLEELNHNLKIPCNFTLTAACYDPSKPQKHVEPVHTINPQTTEFCAQFGLTDINDRIQQAKEEGSVRGEYEEEEEEEEMDSTGSAEEPSEYNTDNSGISSINPDEIMLDEEGGDEDLSTCSVDPSPDHPPDFSASFSDIRIMPDSMAVSSDDAMDSTNEELEKSGVSKQVEEKSLNDRPLKRIGGSENGNSGIKKIKRRNQAIYAAEDEDKTE; encoded by the exons ATGCGAGGGGCCGCTGTtcttgcccagagaagctgccaAGCCTTCCCAGGCAATGTGTTGGACCGACCGGGTTCTCACACTACGCCCTG GTACTACTCCGGCGAGAAGAAGGCCCCGGTCCTCACGGTGTTCATCGGCGGGAACCACGAGGCGTCCAACCACCTGCAGGAGCTGCCCTACGGCGGGTGGGTGGCTCCCAACATCTACTACCTCG GTTACGCGGGCGTGGTGCGGTTCCGCGGCGTGAGGATCGGCGGCATCTCGGGCATCTTCAAGTCTCACGACTACCGGAAAG gcCACTTTGAGTGTCCACCATACAACCAGCAAACAATTAGAAGCGCTTACCACGTGAGGAATATCGAAGTCTTCAAACTCAAGCAG TTAAAGCGTCCAATTGATATATTTATGTCGCATGACTGGCCAAGGAGCATATATCACTATGGAAACAAGAAACAGCTTCTTAAAATGAAATCCTTCTTCCGTCAAGAAGTGGAGAGCAACACATTAGGAAGCCCCGCTGCTTCAGAGCTTCTGCAGCATCTGAAACCCACCTACTGGTTCTCAGCACATCTTCATGTTAAATTTGCAGCTTTCATGCAACATGAG ACAAACTCCAAAGAAGAGCTACCAAAAGCAACAAAGTTTTTGGCTCTGGATAAATGCCTGCCGCACAGAGACTTTCTGCAG ataataGACATAGAGCATGATCCTAGCGCGGGTGACTCGCTGGAGTATGATGCTGAGTGGATTGCAGTCCTCAAGGCCACCAACAGTCTTGTTAATGTGACTCAGAGCGCATGGAACATGCCTGAAAAGAATGGCCTGCATGCAAA GTGGGATTACAGTGCGACAGAAGAAGCCATCAAAGAAGTGTTAGAAGAGCTGAATCATAACCTCAAAATTCCTTGTAACTTCACATTGACAGCTGCTTGTTATGATCCCAGCAAGCCCCAAAAACACGTGGAACCAGTTCATACCATCAATCCACAGACCACTGAGTTTTGTGCCCAGTTTGGCCTCACTGACATCAATGACAGGATCCAGCAAGCTAAAGAAGAGGGCTCAGTACGAGGCGAgtatgaagaggaggaggaggaagaggagatggacaGTACTGGGTCAGCAGAGGAACCCAGTGAGTATAATACAGATAATTCCGGAATTTCATCCATTAATCCAGATGAAATAATGCTGGATGAAGAAGGTGGTGACGAAGACCTGAGTACGTGTTCTGTAGATCCTTCCCCTGATCATCCTCCTGACTTTTCTGCAAGTTTCTCTGACATCCGGATCATGCCAGATTCCATGGCAGTATCGTCTGACGATGCTATGGATTCCACTAACGAGGAACTGGAGAAATCTGGTGTGAGTAAGCAGGTGGAAGAGAAGAGCTTAAATGACAGACCCTTAAAGCGCATTGGTGGTAGTGAAAATGGAAACagtggcattaaaaaaattaagagaaggAATCAAGCTATCTATGCTGCAGAGGATGAAGATAAAACAGAGTAA